The Devosia sp. A16 genome includes a window with the following:
- the pip gene encoding prolyl aminopeptidase, with protein sequence MPLDDTQHSAPLTSLRLPVGDGHELYVEIIGAADGIPAVYLHGGPGSGCQPAHRQLFDPGRFRAVLFDQRGAGRSTPARSREANTTAHLIADMERIRIHFGIERWLVVGGSWGATLALAYAEAHPDRVLGIVLRATFLGTRAELEWAFGTGLSTFYPPLYEDFLSLLTPEERVSPVDSYFRRILDPDPAIHGPAARAYGDTERILSEVRPATMRLDLSPSSRIPATALMEAHYFSHDSFMAPDQLMANAHRLAGIRGIIVQGRYDHLCPPRTAHALAAIWTDAEVRVVDGAGHSLSDPGIIEAVTAAIRSFA encoded by the coding sequence GTGCCGCTGGACGACACCCAACATAGCGCTCCCCTAACCTCCCTCCGGCTCCCCGTCGGCGACGGTCACGAGCTCTACGTCGAAATCATCGGCGCGGCAGACGGCATCCCTGCGGTCTACCTGCATGGCGGCCCCGGCAGCGGCTGCCAGCCGGCGCATCGCCAGCTGTTCGACCCGGGCCGCTTCCGCGCCGTACTGTTCGACCAGCGCGGCGCCGGCCGCTCCACCCCGGCCCGCTCCCGCGAGGCCAACACCACGGCGCACCTGATCGCCGACATGGAGCGGATCCGCATCCATTTCGGCATCGAGCGCTGGCTCGTCGTCGGCGGCTCCTGGGGCGCGACGCTTGCGCTCGCCTATGCCGAGGCGCACCCCGATCGCGTGCTCGGCATCGTGCTGCGCGCCACCTTCCTCGGCACCCGCGCCGAGCTCGAATGGGCGTTCGGCACGGGACTCTCGACCTTCTATCCCCCGCTCTACGAGGACTTTCTAAGTCTGCTCACGCCGGAGGAACGCGTCTCACCGGTCGACAGCTATTTCCGCCGCATCCTCGACCCCGATCCGGCCATCCACGGCCCCGCGGCCCGGGCCTATGGCGACACCGAGCGCATCCTCTCGGAAGTGCGTCCGGCGACGATGCGGCTCGATCTCTCGCCGTCGTCACGCATCCCTGCCACCGCGCTGATGGAAGCCCACTACTTCAGCCATGACAGCTTCATGGCGCCCGATCAGCTCATGGCCAACGCCCACCGCCTCGCCGGCATCCGCGGCATCATCGTCCAGGGCCGCTACGACCACCTCTGCCCACCGCGCACCGCCCACGCCCTGGCCGCGATCTGGACCGATGCGGAGGTGCGGGTGGTAGATGGAGCAGGCCACTCGCTCAGCGACCCGGGGATCATCGAAGCGGTGACAGCGGCGATCCGCAGTTTTGCTTAG
- a CDS encoding siderophore-interacting protein gives MAPLKLIKGRVVGRQMVTPGMVRVTLGGPDIEALKSTGVGDEYVRLFFPDPATGELVLPEVDAQGFWKYPEGKKPAHCECYTIRYFRDGEIDLDFVVHEGGRASEWAQAATPGEEIVLREPYGIYEAPTDADWQLFVCDATGLPALGRLLEGLPEHVEARVIVEVPDGSHEQQFESRAEVKIVWLYGAGNGVAPSQLEDAVRSMTFPTNRSVYVWVASEAKAVRPIRRYLRHELKWPATRYSITGYWTDKLAEFERNWAALDPAVKQQIDDLWRSGRDAQDVRDDVEAVMEKFGL, from the coding sequence AAGGGCAGGGTGGTTGGCCGGCAGATGGTGACGCCGGGCATGGTGCGGGTGACGCTGGGCGGTCCCGACATCGAAGCGCTGAAATCGACCGGCGTCGGCGACGAGTATGTCCGGCTGTTCTTCCCCGACCCTGCGACCGGCGAACTGGTGCTGCCCGAGGTCGACGCTCAGGGCTTCTGGAAATACCCCGAGGGCAAGAAGCCGGCGCATTGCGAGTGCTACACCATCCGGTATTTCCGTGACGGCGAGATCGACCTCGATTTCGTCGTGCATGAGGGTGGCCGGGCAAGCGAGTGGGCCCAGGCGGCCACACCCGGCGAGGAGATCGTACTGCGTGAGCCCTATGGCATCTACGAGGCGCCCACCGACGCGGACTGGCAACTGTTCGTCTGCGACGCCACCGGGCTGCCGGCCCTGGGGCGATTGCTCGAGGGACTGCCCGAGCATGTCGAGGCGCGGGTGATCGTCGAGGTGCCCGACGGGAGCCACGAGCAGCAGTTCGAGAGCAGGGCCGAGGTGAAGATCGTCTGGCTCTACGGCGCCGGCAACGGCGTCGCGCCGAGCCAGCTCGAGGATGCCGTTAGGTCGATGACCTTCCCGACCAATCGCTCGGTCTATGTCTGGGTGGCGTCCGAGGCCAAGGCGGTGCGGCCGATCCGCAGGTACCTGCGGCACGAGCTGAAATGGCCGGCGACCCGCTACTCGATCACCGGCTACTGGACCGACAAGCTGGCGGAGTTCGAACGCAACTGGGCGGCGCTCGATCCGGCGGTGAAGCAGCAGATCGATGATCTCTGGCGCTCCGGCCGCGACGCGCAGGACGTGCGCGACGACGTCGAAGCGGTGATGGAGAAGTTCGGGCTTTAG
- the pqqE gene encoding pyrroloquinoline quinone biosynthesis protein PqqE — MSPTLLDTSPVFADPTDGLAILEEKSVAESYGIPLAVLLELTHRCPLQCGYCSNPIEMERAGNELTTDEWKKVLTELAEIGVLQVHFSGGEPTVRKDLAELIQHASDLGLYSNLITSAVLLSREKLAALADAGLCHIQISFQGNEPELANRIAGFKGHSRKLEAAGWARELGLPLTVNAVMHRQNLHQLPGMIDMAVALDADRIEVANVQYYGWALKNRAALMPTIAQIDEATRIVEAASERLRGILDIDYVVPDYYADRPKKCMGGWGRQFFNITPAGKVLPCHAAETITELDFESVRSNHSIAWIWQNSDAFNRYRGTGWMPEPCQSCTFKELDLGGCRCQAFALTGSASNTDPACSLSPHHHEIFRTAEQESATGTNRYIYRNFAGGTLEPAGEGE; from the coding sequence ATGAGCCCGACTCTCCTCGACACCAGCCCGGTCTTTGCCGATCCGACCGATGGCCTTGCCATCCTCGAAGAGAAGTCGGTGGCCGAGAGCTACGGCATTCCGCTCGCCGTGCTGCTCGAGCTCACCCATCGCTGTCCGCTGCAATGCGGCTACTGCTCCAATCCCATCGAGATGGAGCGCGCCGGGAACGAACTCACCACCGACGAGTGGAAAAAGGTGCTGACTGAACTCGCCGAGATCGGCGTGCTGCAGGTGCATTTCTCCGGCGGCGAACCGACCGTGCGCAAGGACCTCGCCGAGCTGATCCAGCACGCCAGCGACCTCGGGCTTTATTCCAACCTCATCACCTCGGCGGTGCTGCTGAGCCGCGAAAAACTCGCGGCGCTGGCCGATGCCGGGCTCTGCCACATCCAGATCAGCTTTCAGGGGAACGAACCCGAGCTCGCCAATCGCATTGCCGGCTTCAAGGGGCATTCTAGGAAATTGGAAGCCGCCGGCTGGGCCCGCGAACTCGGCCTGCCGCTCACCGTCAACGCGGTGATGCACCGGCAGAACCTCCACCAGCTTCCCGGCATGATCGACATGGCGGTGGCGCTCGATGCCGACCGCATCGAGGTGGCGAACGTCCAGTATTACGGCTGGGCGCTGAAGAACCGCGCCGCGCTGATGCCCACCATCGCCCAGATCGACGAGGCCACCCGCATCGTCGAGGCGGCGTCGGAACGCCTCAGGGGCATTCTCGACATCGACTATGTCGTCCCCGACTATTACGCCGACCGCCCGAAGAAATGCATGGGCGGCTGGGGCCGGCAGTTCTTCAACATCACTCCTGCCGGCAAGGTGCTGCCCTGCCATGCCGCGGAAACCATCACCGAACTCGATTTCGAGAGCGTCCGCTCCAATCACTCGATCGCCTGGATCTGGCAGAACTCCGACGCCTTCAACCGCTATCGCGGCACCGGCTGGATGCCCGAGCCGTGCCAGAGCTGCACTTTCAAGGAACTCGATCTCGGCGGCTGCCGCTGCCAGGCCTTTGCGCTCACCGGCAGCGCCAGTAACACCGACCCCGCCTGCAGCCTGTCGCCGCACCACCACGAGATCTTCAGGACGGCGGAACAGGAGTCCGCTACCGGAACGAACCGCTATATCTACCGCAATTTTGCGGGTGGCACGCTGGAACCGGCGGGTGAGGGAGAGTAA